Within the Thioalbus denitrificans genome, the region CCCGGGCCAGTGCCTGCTCCTCCCCGGGTGCGGCCAGCAGCCCCGACCACTGGTGGATGACGTACTCGCGGGCCGCCGCGGTGTGATAGGCCACCACCGGGAGGCCGCTGGCCATGGCCTCCAGCACCACGTTGCCGAAGGTTTCGGTCAGGCTCGGGAACAGGAACAGGTCGGACGACGCGTAGTGGGCGGCGAGATCCTCACCGCCGCGCATGCCGCAGAAGACGATCTCCGGGTGCTCGGCGGCGAGCCGCTCCCGGAGCGGTCCGTCGCCCACCATCACCAGGCGGACCCGCCGGTTGGCCGAACGCATGGCATGGAACCAGCGCACCGCCACTTCCAGGTTCTTCTCCGGCGCCAGCCTGCCGACGTAGAGCGCCACCAGGTCGCGGCCGCGCACGCCCCAGCTGCGCCGCAGCGCCTCGCTCCGGTGCCCGGGATGGAACAGCCGGGTGTCGACCCCCCGCCCCAGCACCTCCAGGTGACGAAAGCCGTGGCCGGCGAGCTCTCCCGCCAGCTCCCGGGTGGGCACCAGGGTGCAGCGGGCACGGCCATGGAAGCGGCGCAGGTAGCCGCCCACGGGCCGCTGCAACAGGCCGAGTCCGTAGTGGGCGCTGTACTGGTGGAAATTGGTGTGGAAACTGGTGACCGCTGGCAGCGCCAGGCGCCGCGCCGCTGCGAGCGCCGACCAGCCCAGCGGACCCTCCGTGTCCACGTGCACCACGTCCACGGGCGTTTCGCGCCAGCGCTCCGTCAGTGCCCGGCGCACGGGGATGCCGAAGCGCAGGCCGGGGTAGCCGGGGATGCCGAGCCCGGGCGTGAGCAGCTCGCGCAGGTTCGTGTCCGCCGCGGGGCGGTTGCCGCGCTGCTGGCTCGGGCGGACCAGGTCCACCTGGTGACCCCGCTCCAGCAGTCCGCCGACCAGTCTGGCGACGGTCATGGCCACGCCATTGACCTCGGGGGGATAGGTTTCGGTCACGATGGCGACGCGCAGACGGGGCGCGGCCTCCACGGCCGTGCCGGGGATGAGGGCAGAGGCGTCCATGGGGCGATTCTGGGCGCCCGGCGTGACCGGCTCGTGAAGCCTGTGCGACAGCCGTGTGACAGCGGCTGCGGGTGCGTGCGGGGCGTTGTGGACCGATAATGGCCAATGCCCGGTCGCCCTGCGGCGTTTGAGCCGTCGACCCGGAAAGGAAGGATCCCGGCTGAAATCTGTGGGCCTACCGGAGAATTTTCATGGAAGCGGCCGCCGGTCCCTGTGGTAGGATCGCTGCTTTGCAGCACATCAGTATTTTCTATGACCTCCATGAGCCCGGACAGCGTCGCGCGCATTCGCGAAATCCCGTACAACTACACCTCCTTCTCCGACCGCGAGATCGTCATCCGCTTCCTCGGGGAGGATATGTGGGACGTCCTCAACGAGCTGCGCGGACAGCGCCGCACCGGCCGTTCGGCGCGCATGCTGTTCGAGGTGCTGGGGGACATGTGGGTCATCACCCGCAACCCCTACATCCAGGACGACCTGCTGGAGAACCCCAAGCGCTGGCAGTCCCTGGTGCATGCCCTGCACCACCGCCTGGACCAGATCGTGGCCCGGGCCGAAGGCAACCAGCTGGCCCTGCGGCTGGCGGAGCGGGCCCGCGAGGCCATCCGCGCCTTCGAGGGTGAGCAGGAGCGCCGGGTGGAGCTGCGCCGGCGCGCCTTCCGGCGTCTCAGCCGGGTGACCCGCAAGGACAATATCGGCTTCGACGGCCTGGCCCGGGTTTCCCACGTCACCGACGCCACCGACTGGCGCGTGGAGTATCCCTTCGTGGTGCTTTCGCCCGACTCGGAGGCCGAGACCCTGAAGGTGGTGGAGGCCTGCATCGAGCTCGGGCTCACCATCATCCCCCGCGGCGGCGGCACCGGCTACACCGGCAGCGCCGTGCCCCTGCACGCCGACACGGCGGTGGTGAACACCGAGAAGCTGGAGGGCATCGGCGAGGTGACCCTCAACCGGCTGTTCGGCGTGGCCGAGCCCGTGCCCACCGTCCGGGTGGAGGCGGGCGTGGTGACCCGGCGGGTCTCCGAGCTGGCCACCGCCCACGGCTACATCTTCGCCGTGGATCCCACCTCCCAGGACGCCTCCACCATCGGCGGCAACATCGCCATGAACGCCGGCGGCAAGAAGGCGGTCATGTGGGGCACCACCCTGGACAACCTGGCCTCCTGGCGCATGGTCACCCCCGACGCCCAGTGGCTCGAGGTGGAGCGGCTCAACCACAACCTGGGCAAGATCCACGACCAGGCGACGGCGGAGTTCCGCGTCACCCGCTTCGCCGCCGACGGCCGGACGCTGGTGGGCGAGCCGGAAATCCTGCGCATCCCGGGCAGCGAGTTCCGCCAC harbors:
- a CDS encoding glycosyltransferase family 4 protein, with protein sequence MDASALIPGTAVEAAPRLRVAIVTETYPPEVNGVAMTVARLVGGLLERGHQVDLVRPSQQRGNRPAADTNLRELLTPGLGIPGYPGLRFGIPVRRALTERWRETPVDVVHVDTEGPLGWSALAAARRLALPAVTSFHTNFHQYSAHYGLGLLQRPVGGYLRRFHGRARCTLVPTRELAGELAGHGFRHLEVLGRGVDTRLFHPGHRSEALRRSWGVRGRDLVALYVGRLAPEKNLEVAVRWFHAMRSANRRVRLVMVGDGPLRERLAAEHPEIVFCGMRGGEDLAAHYASSDLFLFPSLTETFGNVVLEAMASGLPVVAYHTAAAREYVIHQWSGLLAAPGEEQALARAAATLARDPARVRRLGARARFGVQKADWQQIHERFEALLLRQVHDHATPGAYRATQAPTGGDS